Proteins encoded within one genomic window of Glycine soja cultivar W05 chromosome 1, ASM419377v2, whole genome shotgun sequence:
- the LOC114410405 gene encoding uncharacterized protein LOC114410405 produces the protein MARSSLHALSTILFLLRLLLSPSTHALKLPFRVNDVLPVLPHGISWPLLNNLHSAVDLLPSFVGAVTPDNGSLQWKGACFYDNQASLEFTAPGGAVLHLKTEAAHSWTCMDLYVFATPYRITWDYYFSAREHTLQFDSWEEPAELEYVKLHGVSVFLMPSGMLGTLLSLVDVLPLFSNTAWGQNANLDFLKKHMGATFEKRNQPWRATIDPADVHSGDFLAVSKIRGRWGGFETLEKWVTGAFAGHTAVCLKDEIGNLWVGESGHENEKGEEIIVVIPWHEWWTLALKDNSNPQIALLPLHPELRARFNSTAAWEYARSMSGKPYGYHNMIFSWIDTVADNYPPPLDAHLVISVMSMWTRMQPAYAANMWNEALNKRLGTEDLDLHDILIETEKRGIAFDQLLTIPEQDEWVYSDGKSTTCVAFILSMYKAAGIFGPISSSIQVTEFTIRDAYMLRIFEDNQTRLPRWCNNENDRLPFCQILGEYRMELPGYNTLDPYANMNEHCPSLPPTYDRPLKC, from the exons ATGGCTCGCTCTTCTCTCCACGCGCTCTCCACCATTCTCTTCCTACTACGCTTGTTGTTATCTCCTTCCACACACGCCCTTAAACTCCCCTTCCGAGTCAACGATGTTCTCCCCGTTCTCCCCCACGGAATCTCCTGGCCCCTCCTCAACAACCTCCACAGCGCCGTCGACTTGCTCCCTTCCTTCGTCGGCGCCGTCACGCCCGACAACGGTTCCCTTCAGTGGAAGGGCGCCTGCTTTTACGATAATCAAGCCTCCCTCGAGTTCACCGCCCCCGGCGGCGCCGTGCTCCATCTCAAG ACAGAAGCTGCACACAGTTGGACCTGCATGGATCTGTATGTTTTTGCAACACCTTATAGGATTACATGGGACTACTATTTCTCTGCGCGAGAACATACTTTGCAGTTTGATTCATGGGAAGAGCCTGCAGAGTTGGaatat GTAAAGCTGCATGGGGTTTCTGTGTTTCTCATGCCATCTGGGATGCTGGGAACGCTCCTTTCTCTAGTTGATGTTTTGCCTCTATTCTCTAACACTGCATGGGGTCAGAATGCCAACTTAGATTTCCTAAAGAAACACATGGGAGCTACATTTGAGAAGCGCAATCAGCCTTGGCGTGCAACTATTGATCCTGCAGATGTTCATTCTGGAGATTTTTTAGCTGTGTCAAAGATCCGTGGTAGGTGGGGAGGTTTTGAGACACTAGAAAAGTGGGTAACTGGTGCATTTGCTGGTCATACAGCAGTTTGCTTGAAGGATGAAATTGGAAATTTATGGGTTGGTGAATCTGGGCATGAGAATGAAAAG GGTGAAGAAATAATAGTGGTAATTCCCTGGCATGAATGGTGGACATTAGCTCTTAAAGATAATTCCAACCCACAGATAGCCTTGCTTCCCCTGCATCCAGAGCTGCGTGCAAGATTCAACTCGACTGCTGCATGGGAATATGCACGGAGCATGTCTGGCAAGCCATATGGTTATCATAATATGATATTCAGTTGGATTGACACAGTAGCTGACAACTATCCTCCACCTCTTGATGCTCACTTG GTAATTTCTGTCATGTCTATGTGGACAAGAATGCAGccagcttatgctgcaaacatgtGGAATGAAGCGCTGAACAAGCGGTTAGGGACTGAG GATTTGGATTTGCACGACATTCTAATTGAGACTGAGAAGCGTGGGATAGCTTTTGATCAATTACTTACAATTCCTGAACAAGATGAATGGGTATACAGTGATGGGAAATCAACAACATGTGTTGCCTTTATTCTTTCAATGTATAAAGCGGCTGGAATATTCGGCCCTATTTCTAGCTCCATTCAAGTAACTGAATTCACA ATTCGTGATGCATACATGCTTAGGATTTTTGAGGATAACCAAACACGTCTACCAAGATGGTGCAACAATGAGAACGATCGGCTTCCATTCTGCCAGATTCTTGGTGAATATAGGATGGAATTGCCTGGCTATAACACCTTGGATCCATATGCCAATATGAACGAGCACTGTCCTTCCCTTCCTCCAACTTATGATAGGCCATTGAAATGTTAG